Within Xanthomonas oryzae pv. oryzae, the genomic segment GCGGTACAGCACGAACTCGCCGTAGCGCGCGACCAGGAACTGGCGGATCTGCGCATCGCTGCGGCCTTCGTGCATCAGCGCCAGCACCTCGCGGCGCAGATCCTGCGCAATCTGCGCGTTGGAATCGGCCAGCGACTGGTTCTGGCACTGCACGCAGCGCAACTCGGCGGTCAGCGCATGGAAACGCGCTTCTTCTTCGGCCGATGCATAGCGTAGCGGCGCCGGGTCGCCGACCGGCTTGGCCAGCACCATCCAGGGCAACAGCACCAGGAGCAGCCAGGCGCGCGTCATTGTTTGGCGTGCAGGTCCGGTGCGGCGGTGGGTGAGCGTTCGATCTTGCTCAGCGCCGGAATCAGCTGAGTGTCGATGATGGATTGGGTCAGCATGCCGCTGTACTTCCAGCGCACCACGCCGCGCCCGTCGATCAGAAAGGTTTCCGGCGCGGCGGCGATGCCGAAATCGATCGCGGTGCGTCCATCTTGATCGGCGACCACCAGCAGATACGGATTGCCGAGTTGTTCGAGCCAGCGCAGCGCATCATTGCGCTCGTCCTTCCAGTTGTAGCCGATCACGCGCACGCGCTTGGTCAGCGCGAAGCGGCTCAGCACCGGGTGTTCTTCGCGGCAGGCCGGGCACCAACTGCCCCACACGTTGATGATGTACGGCGCGCCACGCAGCTCGCGCGCATGCACCACGATGCTGGGATCGTGCAGCAGCGGCAGCGCGAATTCGGGCGCAGGTTTGCCGATCAGGGCAGAGGGCAGGGCATCGCGATCGTCCTGACCGGAGCGCACCACCGCATAGACCAACAGTGCTGCCAGGGCGAGCAGCAGCACGATGGCGCCCACCAGGACCGCAGTGGGCAGGCGGGGGGAGCGTGACTCAACCATCTTGGATCTCCGGAGAACGACGAAAACGCCGGTCGGCCGCGGTCACCAGGCCGCCGAGCGCCATCAGCAGCGCCCCCAGCCAGAT encodes:
- a CDS encoding DsbE family thiol:disulfide interchange protein; protein product: MVESRSPRLPTAVLVGAIVLLLALAALLVYAVVRSGQDDRDALPSALIGKPAPEFALPLLHDPSIVVHARELRGAPYIINVWGSWCPACREEHPVLSRFALTKRVRVIGYNWKDERNDALRWLEQLGNPYLLVVADQDGRTAIDFGIAAAPETFLIDGRGVVRWKYSGMLTQSIIDTQLIPALSKIERSPTAAPDLHAKQ
- a CDS encoding cytochrome c-type biogenesis protein; translated protein: MTRAWLLLVLLPWMVLAKPVGDPAPLRYASAEEEARFHALTAELRCVQCQNQSLADSNAQIAQDLRREVLALMHEGRSDAQIRQFLVARYGEFVLYRPRVESRTWLLWFGPLLVLLLGVGAVVLVVRKRSAAAPALPADEQEW